The following proteins are co-located in the Spinactinospora alkalitolerans genome:
- a CDS encoding transposase translates to MLSHPDHLEHEQQLQLKAVLRACPELAGLSERVQGFARMMAHRQGHRLDEWMNAARGERIPELDSFVRGLGRDWDAVVAGLTLPHSSGVVEGHVNRLKMLKRQMYGRANPDLLRKRVLLAA, encoded by the coding sequence ATCCTCAGCCACCCCGACCACCTCGAACACGAGCAGCAACTCCAGCTCAAAGCTGTACTCCGAGCTTGTCCCGAACTGGCTGGTCTCAGCGAGCGTGTTCAGGGCTTCGCTCGCATGATGGCCCACCGGCAGGGCCACCGACTGGACGAGTGGATGAATGCGGCCCGGGGCGAGCGGATCCCCGAACTCGACTCCTTCGTCCGCGGTCTGGGCCGCGACTGGGACGCCGTCGTGGCCGGGCTGACGCTGCCGCACAGCTCCGGCGTGGTCGAAGGCCACGTCAACCGGCTCAAGATGCTGAAGCGGCAGATGTATGGGCGCGCCAACCCGGACCTGCTGCGCAAGCGCGTGCTGCTCGCCGCCTGA
- a CDS encoding type I polyketide synthase, whose translation MKTPKRTAAITGIGCRLPGGVRGPQAFWDLLVQGRGAVAPVPASRWKTMRDLLAPEDAPVEPWQAGTIDIDDFDHGFFGISAEEAAVLDAQQRLLLETVVEALYDAGLPLAAIAGGRTGVYVGSASVDHAMLAFAPGRRPGMLTAGGAGASMLAARTAHALDVHGPALTIDTACSSSLVAAHYARRDLESGEIDTAIVAGTNLLQNPLITRAFNDGGVLSPTGRCRPFDAQADGYVRSEAIAAVILQRLDDTGPDRDRAYALLRGSAVNSDGTSMGGLFAPSRTAQAALLEQAYTAARVPMQRVGFVEAHGTGTKSGDREEALALAAAFARTDADPLLIGSVKSNLGHTEGAAGIVGLIKAALIAYHGQIPATLHHTQMRPTLTALPLRVPTATTAWPRRRHRTRVVGVSSFGYGGTNAHVILTSAPRSHRRTVPIPRKPEEPVILPVSAHTPQVLSDTAADLAAALDDGVDLPSVAALATTGRDHHAHRAAVIATIPEDARAALDALAHGQTHPALIGSHHAEHRARTVFVFPGQGAHEPAMGAVLAARFPVFSATVEQVQAAMARYDGHVPWRPGTVPTGVAAVQQAIFTIQIALAGLWRSLGVDSDAVVGHSLGEIAAAHTTGALSLDDAARLVCARSQHLAAVADQGHLLATGLTREAAEEMVTAHDGRMSVAADNGPAHTVLTGPATDLDALHTHLNADGVFARRVPDSPPAHSPLLDTRLESFAAQITGIRPKACPVDLVSTVTTEPIPGGRLDAAYWTRQLRDPVELHAAIRRIAEQATTVFVEITARSTLAAAIEDTLAHHRLPGTIVAPGVSAAGDEHARFLAAAAELFTHGHAPAWPVSARRRPAELPPPRWHHHSTPAAPPRSPLAEALSTAPPDQRRAILVDAVHASVTSLLPDRMLTIADRDTELDLLGIASRDVMVLRERIRRLHPTLTGIDAPTLLHAPTVNGITDALLPHLSKQRSPEAAHPPTKPPSP comes from the coding sequence GTGAAGACCCCCAAGCGTACGGCTGCGATCACCGGGATCGGCTGCCGCCTGCCCGGCGGCGTGCGCGGGCCGCAGGCGTTCTGGGACCTGCTGGTGCAGGGCCGCGGCGCCGTCGCCCCGGTTCCGGCCTCCCGGTGGAAGACCATGCGCGATCTCCTGGCGCCCGAGGATGCACCCGTCGAGCCGTGGCAGGCCGGCACCATCGACATCGACGACTTCGACCACGGCTTCTTCGGCATCAGCGCCGAGGAGGCGGCGGTCCTGGACGCCCAGCAGCGGCTCCTACTCGAAACCGTCGTGGAGGCCCTCTACGACGCCGGCCTGCCGCTGGCCGCGATCGCCGGCGGCCGCACCGGCGTCTACGTCGGATCGGCCAGCGTGGACCACGCCATGCTCGCCTTCGCCCCCGGCCGGCGCCCCGGCATGCTCACCGCCGGCGGGGCCGGGGCCAGCATGCTCGCCGCCCGCACCGCCCACGCCCTCGATGTGCACGGCCCCGCCCTGACCATCGACACCGCCTGCTCCTCCAGTCTGGTGGCCGCCCACTACGCCCGCCGCGACCTCGAGTCCGGTGAGATCGACACCGCGATCGTCGCCGGAACCAACCTGCTGCAGAACCCGCTGATCACCCGCGCCTTCAACGACGGCGGCGTCCTCTCCCCGACCGGGCGCTGCCGCCCCTTCGACGCCCAGGCCGACGGCTACGTGCGCAGCGAAGCCATCGCCGCGGTCATCCTCCAACGCCTTGATGACACCGGCCCGGATCGAGACCGTGCCTATGCGCTGCTGCGCGGCAGCGCCGTCAACTCCGACGGCACATCCATGGGCGGGCTGTTCGCGCCCAGCCGCACCGCCCAGGCCGCCCTGCTCGAGCAGGCATATACCGCTGCGCGGGTGCCCATGCAGCGGGTCGGGTTCGTCGAAGCCCACGGCACCGGCACCAAATCCGGCGACCGCGAAGAAGCCCTCGCCCTGGCCGCGGCGTTCGCCCGCACCGACGCCGACCCGCTGCTCATCGGGTCGGTGAAGTCCAACCTCGGCCACACCGAAGGCGCCGCCGGAATCGTCGGTCTGATCAAGGCCGCCCTGATCGCCTACCACGGCCAGATCCCGGCCACCCTGCACCACACGCAGATGCGCCCGACCCTGACCGCCCTCCCCCTCCGCGTCCCCACGGCCACCACGGCATGGCCGCGCCGCAGACACCGCACCCGGGTGGTGGGAGTCTCCAGCTTCGGCTACGGCGGCACCAACGCCCACGTCATCCTCACCAGCGCCCCGCGCTCCCACCGCCGCACGGTTCCCATCCCGCGAAAGCCCGAGGAGCCGGTCATCCTCCCGGTCTCCGCCCACACGCCCCAGGTGCTCTCTGATACCGCTGCGGACCTGGCCGCCGCTCTGGACGACGGCGTCGACCTGCCCTCCGTCGCGGCACTGGCCACCACCGGCCGCGACCACCACGCCCACCGCGCCGCCGTCATCGCCACCATCCCCGAAGACGCCCGCGCCGCACTGGACGCGCTGGCCCACGGCCAGACCCACCCGGCCCTCATCGGATCGCACCACGCCGAGCACCGGGCTCGGACGGTGTTCGTGTTCCCCGGCCAGGGCGCCCACGAACCGGCCATGGGCGCGGTGCTGGCGGCCCGCTTCCCCGTGTTCTCCGCGACGGTCGAGCAGGTCCAGGCGGCCATGGCCCGCTACGACGGCCACGTGCCCTGGCGCCCCGGTACCGTCCCGACCGGAGTGGCCGCCGTGCAGCAGGCGATCTTCACCATCCAGATCGCGCTGGCCGGACTGTGGCGCTCCCTGGGGGTGGACTCGGATGCGGTGGTGGGGCACTCACTCGGTGAGATCGCCGCCGCCCACACCACCGGCGCGCTGTCCCTGGACGATGCCGCGCGGCTGGTCTGCGCCCGCAGCCAACACCTCGCCGCCGTCGCCGACCAAGGCCACCTGCTGGCCACCGGCCTGACCCGTGAAGCCGCCGAAGAGATGGTCACCGCCCACGACGGGCGGATGTCGGTGGCCGCCGACAACGGCCCCGCCCACACCGTCCTCACCGGTCCCGCCACCGACCTCGACGCCCTGCACACCCACCTGAACGCCGACGGCGTGTTCGCGCGCCGAGTACCTGATAGCCCACCCGCGCACAGCCCGCTCCTGGACACCCGGCTGGAATCCTTCGCCGCTCAGATCACCGGGATCCGTCCGAAGGCATGCCCGGTGGACTTGGTCTCCACCGTCACCACCGAGCCGATCCCCGGCGGCCGACTCGACGCCGCCTACTGGACACGCCAACTGCGCGACCCGGTCGAGCTGCACGCCGCCATCCGCCGCATCGCCGAACAGGCGACCACGGTGTTCGTGGAGATCACCGCACGCTCCACCCTGGCCGCAGCGATCGAGGACACCCTGGCCCACCACCGCCTGCCCGGCACGATCGTCGCCCCCGGCGTCTCCGCAGCCGGCGACGAGCACGCCCGCTTCCTGGCCGCCGCCGCCGAACTGTTCACCCACGGCCACGCCCCCGCCTGGCCGGTGAGCGCCCGGCGCCGACCCGCCGAACTACCGCCCCCGCGCTGGCACCACCACTCCACTCCCGCAGCGCCGCCCCGGTCCCCACTGGCCGAGGCGCTGTCAACCGCCCCACCCGATCAGCGCCGCGCCATCCTCGTCGACGCCGTCCACGCCAGCGTCACCTCGCTCCTACCTGACCGGATGCTGACTATCGCCGACCGCGACACCGAACTCGACCTGCTCGGCATCGCCTCACGTGACGTCATGGTGCTGCGCGAGCGCATCCGCCGCCTGCACCCCACCCTGACCGGAATCGACGCCCCCACCCTGCTCCACGCCCCCACCGTCAACGGCATCACCGACGCCCTCCTGCCCCACTTATCCAAGCAGCGAAGCCCCGAGGCCGCCCACCCGCCAACCAAGCCTCCCAGCCCATGA
- a CDS encoding SAM-dependent methyltransferase, whose amino-acid sequence MPSKNSSFPPDIDTSTPSPARLYDYYLGGKDNFASDRQAAQRLYAKIPELRSMALANRMWLRRVVKHMAQAGIHQFIDIGSGLPTQDPVHQVAHRHAPGCRAVYVDNDPIVLVHARALLADDPATTTVVEGDLRDPRAILTHPETRRLIDFTQPVGLLLIAVLHFLRDADHPYGVVRQLRDALCPGSQLAISHVDNTTAPERAAFLESVYAASSAPGQTRSHHDIAAFFNGLEPVDPGLAYVSDWRPESGDTYFPPEKAWVYGGIGRILRPAATDAHE is encoded by the coding sequence ATGCCCAGCAAGAACTCTTCCTTCCCGCCCGACATCGATACGAGCACTCCCAGCCCGGCGCGGCTCTACGACTACTACCTCGGCGGCAAGGACAACTTCGCCAGCGACCGCCAGGCCGCCCAGCGCCTTTATGCCAAGATTCCCGAGCTGCGCAGCATGGCCCTGGCCAACCGGATGTGGTTGCGCCGGGTGGTCAAGCACATGGCCCAGGCCGGCATTCACCAGTTCATCGACATCGGCTCCGGGTTACCCACCCAAGACCCGGTGCACCAGGTCGCCCACCGCCACGCCCCCGGCTGCCGGGCCGTCTACGTCGATAACGACCCGATCGTGCTGGTCCACGCCCGCGCGCTCCTCGCCGACGACCCGGCCACCACCACGGTCGTCGAGGGCGACCTGCGCGATCCGCGCGCCATCCTCACCCACCCCGAGACCCGACGGCTGATCGACTTCACCCAACCCGTCGGACTGCTCCTGATCGCGGTGCTGCACTTCCTCCGCGACGCCGACCACCCCTACGGAGTGGTGCGCCAACTGCGCGACGCGCTGTGCCCCGGCTCCCAGCTCGCGATCTCCCACGTCGACAACACCACCGCGCCGGAACGGGCGGCGTTCCTCGAATCAGTCTACGCCGCCTCCAGCGCGCCGGGCCAGACCCGCAGCCACCACGACATCGCCGCCTTCTTCAACGGGCTGGAACCGGTCGATCCCGGCCTGGCCTACGTGTCCGACTGGCGCCCCGAGTCCGGCGACACCTACTTTCCGCCCGAGAAGGCCTGGGTCTATGGCGGCATAGGACGGATCCTCCGCCCCGCAGCCACCGACGCTCACGAGTGA
- a CDS encoding ISL3 family transposase: MSLSSLFTLLFPHLVDLRIDDVYRAGLSVRIVASTRAEDAACPVCATRSQRVHSRYVRRLADTPVSGQEVLIHLGVRRFFCDVPACGRRIFAGQVPGLTVPHARRSRGLSDVLAGIGMALGGRAGARLAARVAAAVSRMTLLRQVRAEREPEVCVPRVLGVDDFALRKGHVYGTLLVDAQTRRPVELLPERSAQALKEWLIQHPGVEVVCRDRAGGYADGIAQGAPEAVQVADRFHLWQNLAAAVERAVARHRRDLPRTTPEPAPTTPPAESPGIRQGPLAERTRRRHRQVHNLLAQGRTITEIVGELDLARNTVRRFARAATAEELLAHDGTGKRPRRLERYDAYLRERFAHECTNAVVLWDELQQQGYGEAMRACATTSAPGAASQCLRPNPPSRPPSVRSPPGSSATPTTSNTSSNSSSKLYSELVPNWLVSASVFRASLA, translated from the coding sequence GTGTCGCTCTCCTCCCTCTTCACGCTGCTCTTCCCGCACCTGGTCGATCTGCGGATTGATGACGTGTACCGGGCCGGGCTATCGGTGCGGATCGTGGCGTCCACCCGAGCCGAAGACGCCGCCTGCCCGGTCTGCGCGACCCGGTCACAACGCGTGCATAGCCGCTATGTCCGCCGCCTCGCCGACACTCCCGTCTCCGGCCAGGAGGTGCTGATCCACCTGGGCGTCCGCCGGTTCTTCTGCGATGTGCCCGCCTGCGGGCGTCGGATCTTCGCTGGGCAGGTGCCCGGTCTGACCGTGCCGCACGCCCGTCGCAGCCGGGGGCTGAGCGACGTGCTCGCCGGCATCGGCATGGCGCTGGGCGGGCGCGCCGGAGCACGCCTGGCAGCGCGGGTGGCCGCGGCCGTGAGCCGGATGACGCTGCTGCGCCAGGTGCGCGCCGAACGCGAGCCCGAGGTCTGCGTCCCCCGGGTCCTGGGCGTCGATGACTTCGCCCTGCGCAAGGGCCATGTCTACGGGACCCTGCTGGTCGATGCCCAGACCCGGCGCCCGGTGGAGCTGTTGCCGGAGCGCTCGGCCCAGGCCCTCAAGGAGTGGCTCATCCAGCACCCCGGGGTGGAGGTCGTCTGCCGGGACCGGGCCGGGGGTTATGCCGACGGCATCGCCCAGGGCGCCCCGGAGGCGGTGCAGGTGGCCGATCGGTTCCACCTGTGGCAGAACCTCGCCGCGGCCGTGGAGCGCGCTGTCGCCCGCCACCGCCGGGACTTGCCCCGCACCACGCCCGAACCGGCACCGACAACACCGCCGGCCGAGTCTCCCGGAATCAGGCAGGGGCCGCTGGCCGAGCGCACCCGCCGACGCCACCGACAGGTCCACAACCTGCTGGCTCAGGGGCGCACCATCACCGAGATCGTCGGCGAACTCGACCTCGCGCGCAACACTGTGCGCCGCTTCGCCCGCGCCGCCACAGCCGAGGAGCTGCTGGCCCACGACGGCACCGGCAAGCGCCCCCGCCGACTGGAACGCTACGACGCCTACCTGCGCGAACGCTTCGCCCACGAGTGCACCAACGCCGTCGTGCTCTGGGACGAACTCCAACAGCAGGGCTATGGGGAAGCTATGCGAGCGTGCGCGACCACATCCGCCCCTGGCGCGGCCAGTCAGTGCCTGCGCCCGAACCCGCCCAGCCGCCCACCGTCCGTCAGGTCACCGCCTGGATCCTCAGCCACCCCGACCACCTCGAACACGAGCAGCAACTCCAGCTCAAAGCTGTACTCCGAGCTTGTCCCGAACTGGCTGGTCTCAGCGAGCGTGTTCAGGGCTTCGCTCGCATGA
- a CDS encoding NUDIX domain-containing protein: MVIRDERGLLLRNERQEWELPGGKTDLGETSQECVAREIEKETAWPVMVGPIPDSWMYHIDAVDRRVFIITYGCRTTARAPVRVSHEHKEAALVGRDKIDGLVMPEGYKHSVRAWFDHPLR, translated from the coding sequence GTGGTGATCCGCGACGAGCGGGGCCTGCTGCTGCGCAACGAACGCCAGGAATGGGAACTGCCCGGAGGCAAGACCGACCTGGGCGAAACGTCCCAGGAGTGCGTGGCCCGCGAGATCGAGAAGGAGACGGCCTGGCCGGTGATGGTCGGCCCGATCCCGGACTCCTGGATGTACCACATCGATGCGGTGGACCGGCGGGTCTTCATCATCACCTACGGCTGCCGCACCACCGCCCGGGCGCCGGTGCGGGTCTCCCACGAGCACAAGGAGGCCGCCCTGGTCGGCCGCGACAAGATCGACGGGCTGGTCATGCCCGAGGGCTACAAGCACTCGGTGCGGGCCTGGTTCGACCACCCGCTGCGATGA